A stretch of the Methanomassiliicoccales archaeon genome encodes the following:
- the dnaG gene encoding DNA primase DnaG, translated as MNIDPSTTKYLIKAKLQADGIVEKPDVVGAIFGQTEGLLGDELDLRDLQKSGRIGRIEVEVSSRQGKSEGEILIPSSLDQVETVILAAALETIDRVGPCKARINVESIEDVRITKRAKIIERAKELLSDLIRQSKSTGIDLTESVRQSVQTEEVIYYGKERLTAGPNVPDSDAIIVVEGRSDVLNLLRAGIKNAIAVEGTNIPKTISDLSKERIVTAFVDGDRGGELILRELFQVAEVDFVARAPRGQEVEELTQKQIMKCLRNKIPAEQYIEMYGLGGEVAQSNSTYHPQGRTERFEKIERVEKPEILIERDDIDDRKTQNAKKLSPIQQKYKEMLAELSSTLNARLLDEKGNVIKEVPSKDLVNVLKEDIKDVAAIVFDGVVTQRILDLAAEKKIQTVVGTKMANVTKQPVSIEVWTKEDLSG; from the coding sequence ATGAACATCGATCCCAGCACCACCAAGTATCTCATAAAAGCTAAATTACAGGCTGATGGCATCGTCGAGAAACCTGATGTGGTGGGGGCTATTTTTGGTCAAACAGAGGGATTGCTTGGTGATGAACTAGATCTACGCGATCTCCAAAAAAGCGGCCGGATCGGTCGCATCGAAGTTGAAGTGAGTTCTAGGCAGGGGAAATCAGAAGGAGAGATTCTTATCCCATCGAGTTTAGATCAAGTCGAAACGGTTATTCTCGCTGCGGCTTTGGAGACGATTGACCGGGTAGGACCATGCAAAGCTAGAATTAATGTAGAGTCAATCGAGGATGTACGGATCACGAAAAGAGCAAAGATCATTGAGAGGGCGAAAGAGTTATTATCAGATCTTATTAGGCAGTCAAAGAGTACTGGAATCGATCTTACAGAAAGTGTTCGTCAGTCTGTGCAGACTGAGGAAGTCATATACTACGGCAAAGAACGATTGACTGCCGGTCCAAACGTACCAGATTCTGATGCAATTATAGTTGTAGAAGGCCGGTCAGACGTTCTCAATCTTTTGAGAGCTGGCATAAAAAACGCAATTGCTGTAGAGGGGACAAACATTCCCAAAACGATAAGCGATTTGTCAAAGGAACGTATTGTTACAGCATTCGTTGATGGCGACCGCGGCGGAGAACTGATATTGCGTGAACTTTTCCAGGTGGCTGAGGTCGACTTTGTCGCAAGAGCTCCACGAGGTCAGGAAGTAGAAGAATTGACTCAAAAACAGATCATGAAGTGTTTAAGAAACAAAATCCCGGCGGAGCAGTACATTGAGATGTATGGTCTCGGTGGTGAAGTTGCCCAGTCAAACAGCACTTATCACCCTCAGGGGAGGACCGAGCGGTTTGAGAAAATCGAGAGGGTCGAGAAACCAGAAATTCTTATTGAGCGCGATGATATCGATGATAGAAAGACACAAAATGCTAAGAAACTCTCTCCAATTCAGCAAAAGTATAAGGAAATGCTAGCAGAACTTTCATCGACTTTGAACGCTCGTCTTCTCGATGAAAAGGGGAACGTAATCAAAGAAGTCCCAAGCAAGGATCTCGTCAACGTTTTGAAGGAAGATATAAAAGACGTCGCTGCGATTGTTTTTGATGGAGTTGTCACACAAAGAATCCTCGATCTTGCTGCTGAAAAGAAGATTCAAACAGTAGTTGGCACAAAGATGGCCAACGTAACGAAACAGCCAGTATCGATAGAAGTATGGACGAAGGAAGATTTGAGCGGATGA
- a CDS encoding MoaD/ThiS family protein — MYQRISITVELGRNEQKDTQVVEIDEYSTVEQLLRFLGFVPDECIVLKSRTPIPITETLKDGDRVKIIRVASGG, encoded by the coding sequence ATGTATCAGAGGATATCAATTACGGTCGAGCTAGGAAGAAACGAGCAGAAGGACACACAAGTAGTTGAGATCGACGAATATTCGACTGTTGAGCAATTGCTTAGATTTCTTGGATTTGTTCCTGATGAATGCATCGTTCTCAAATCGCGGACTCCGATCCCAATCACGGAGACTCTGAAAGATGGAGATAGGGTCAAGATTATACGAGTTGCCTCGGGCGGTTGA
- a CDS encoding ATP-binding protein, with amino-acid sequence MIEEKIDLRREPDLNSIQSTNDIAIPNDPLMRVIGQEEAVKLSRIAAKQRRHLLLVGPPGTGKSMIAQAIALHLPRPTEEIRIVHNPENPERPFVEIKKAEDVRRELASREFAEGELIDPKDAPINVAEKLGYRCKNCGTYSSPRDRYCPKCQRLKIGEISTTNPFGDLIGGLFEVTIGAAGMSGLPGMNDRVTTTRKRLGKEEVIVFERCGEMIRVLDQEALEKRREFEKISPRKVLVPLERNPFVLATGASETELLGDVRHDPYGGHPSLGTPPYERVVPGAIHEAHEGVLFLDELPHLGHLQRFILTAMQEKRFPISGRNPQSAGASVRVDNVPCDFIFVGACNIQDLEQILSPLRSRISGNGYEILMETTMEDNECNRALLAQFVAQEISIDGRIPHASRSAIDAIINEARRRAKIIDGKTNALTLRLRELGGLIRSAGDLAIINGDEFIEEKHIVAALKHCRPVEEQIKDRYGSYQRGLSADITTSQKERSPYYFWNEHHDRDQMFY; translated from the coding sequence ATGATAGAGGAAAAAATCGATCTGAGGCGCGAGCCTGATCTCAATTCGATACAGTCAACGAATGACATCGCGATTCCTAATGATCCATTAATGAGAGTGATAGGCCAAGAAGAAGCAGTTAAACTTTCGAGGATAGCGGCCAAGCAGCGGAGACATTTGCTACTTGTCGGTCCGCCAGGTACTGGAAAATCGATGATCGCTCAAGCAATTGCACTACATCTGCCGCGGCCGACTGAGGAAATTCGAATCGTTCACAATCCAGAAAATCCGGAGAGACCATTTGTCGAAATAAAAAAAGCAGAGGATGTCCGACGCGAATTGGCGTCGAGAGAGTTTGCAGAAGGCGAACTCATTGATCCCAAGGACGCACCGATCAATGTTGCTGAGAAACTCGGCTATCGCTGCAAGAATTGCGGTACCTATTCATCACCAAGAGATCGTTATTGTCCCAAGTGCCAGCGACTAAAGATCGGTGAAATCTCGACAACGAATCCGTTTGGGGATCTCATTGGCGGGCTTTTCGAGGTGACAATTGGCGCAGCAGGAATGTCTGGTCTTCCAGGAATGAATGACAGGGTCACAACGACGAGGAAACGCCTCGGGAAGGAGGAAGTGATTGTCTTCGAGAGATGCGGTGAAATGATCCGGGTTCTTGACCAAGAGGCGTTAGAAAAAAGGCGAGAATTCGAAAAAATAAGTCCGCGGAAGGTCCTCGTCCCGTTGGAAAGAAATCCGTTCGTCCTTGCGACAGGTGCAAGTGAAACCGAGCTCCTTGGTGATGTAAGGCACGATCCGTACGGCGGACATCCATCCCTGGGAACACCGCCCTATGAGAGGGTCGTCCCGGGCGCGATCCATGAAGCACATGAGGGTGTTCTCTTCTTGGATGAATTGCCGCATCTTGGACATCTGCAGAGATTCATCCTCACAGCCATGCAAGAGAAACGATTCCCGATTTCTGGTCGGAATCCTCAGAGCGCAGGGGCAAGTGTTAGGGTCGACAATGTACCATGCGACTTTATTTTCGTCGGTGCTTGCAATATTCAGGATCTGGAACAGATACTATCACCACTCCGATCGAGGATCAGCGGAAATGGATATGAGATTCTCATGGAAACGACCATGGAGGACAATGAGTGTAACAGGGCGCTCCTCGCGCAATTTGTTGCACAAGAAATCTCGATCGACGGTAGGATCCCCCATGCATCGCGTTCAGCTATCGATGCAATTATCAACGAGGCACGAAGACGTGCAAAGATCATTGATGGAAAGACCAACGCACTCACATTGAGGTTGAGAGAACTGGGAGGCCTGATTCGTTCCGCAGGTGATCTTGCAATTATCAACGGCGATGAATTCATTGAGGAAAAGCATATCGTAGCGGCATTGAAGCACTGTCGGCCCGTTGAAGAGCAAATCAAAGACCGATACGGTTCGTATCAGAGGGGTTTATCTGCTGATATCACGACTTCTCAAAAGGAACGTTCACCGTACTATTTCTGGAATGAACACCATGATCGAGATCAAATGTTCTACTAG